The following coding sequences are from one Chanos chanos chromosome 12, fChaCha1.1, whole genome shotgun sequence window:
- the LOC115824867 gene encoding NACHT, LRR and PYD domains-containing protein 12-like produces the protein MVHSNLVEASPAEEVQCQKLCQQHSNKALDMFCKTDQIPICKECALHEHRNHKKVYAQITAVPDTSSLLQDILKAAKIKEFLSLKRHLSEEYRECFEDLLDEHDVPYVTEKMMESFGGEGALRITLHFLNSTKPLLICQEKMKVLLKERFEHVTEGIAHPGKQTYLAEIYTDLCIIEGMFSEVNNEHEVRPTEKQTIQETSMSLHDMFKSTDQNKRVKTVLTMGNAGIGKTVLVQKFILDWADGKTNQDVHFVLPVPFRDLNRKEEDCSLLQLLHDFFPVLKQLNSIEHDNIKILFILDGLDECRFPLNFQSTKRCSDIRKAISVAALLENVIQGNLLPSAQIWITSRPAAISQIPPEYVHLVTEVRGFNNDQKEKYFQMKFRDQKVAKKIVSHIKSSRSLHIMCHKPIFCWISATVLSENKVDGDQGKLPKTQTEMYTHFVLIQSCVKNQKYHGTKNKNTKELSDEDQKMILKLGRLSFKQLERGNLIFYEKDLQECGIDIAAASEYSALCTAVFREEFGMYSQRVFCFVHASVQEYLAAVYVLCSYINNGIDVFSQARDVKLFDILKTAVTKALRSKNGQFDLFIRFLLGLSLESNQQLLNGLLKRTQISSWSIQEIIKYIKEKIREEKSAERAINLFHCLNELNDNSLVGAMQTCLKSGTLSDRAFKPNQCSALAFVLLMSEEGLEQFDLREYNTSQSGRQRLLPVIRASKKAILSGCQLQAKDCETVASGLRMTNSSLRDLDLSCNNLTDDGLNYLSAGLQSPYCQLRKLRLRGCKLTHKGCAHLAQCPVKLTDLDLSDNDIQDAGVMALSLALRNPQCQLQTLGLSGCQVTEQGCSSLASALSSNPSRLRKLDLSYNHLGETGVRLFSKFTQEKLNFEFGGKLRMKPGLRKYSCQLSLDMNTANRFLILSDDKRKIIRTDQKQPYPDHPERFQLSPQVMCREGLSKQRFYWEVEWTGNGVHVGLTYKGISRDASGWGSVIGLNDKSWSIECSEKQCVVRHNKASVTIPPLHPSRRLGLYLDWPAGTLSIYRIYAYTGVLLHTIQSRFSEPLYPVFGLNFQNSEVSLCVL, from the exons ATGGTACATTCAAATTTGGTAGAGGCTAGTCCAGCTGAAGAGGTTCAGTGTCAGAAACTATGTCAACAGCACAGCAACAAAGCTCTGGATATGTTCTGTAAGACGGATCAAATACCCATCTGTAAGGAGTGTGCACTTCACGAACACAGAAACCATAAAAAAGTCTACGCACAG ATCACTGCTGTGCCGGATACATCATCCCTGCTGCAGGATATACTGAAAGCTGCAAAGATCAAGGAATTCCTCAGTTTGAAAAGACATTTAAGCGAAGAATACCGAGAATGCTTTGAGGATCTTCTTGATGAGCATGATGTCCCATatgttacagagaaaatgatgGAAAGTTTTGGGGGAGAAGGGGCCCTCAGGATTACTCTTCACTTCCTTAATTCCA caaagcCTTTATTAATATGtcaagaaaaaatgaaagttcTTCTGAAGGAAAGGTTTGAGCATGTTACTGAGGGCATAGCCCATCCTGGAAAACAGACTTACCTTGCAGAAATCTACACAGATCTCTGCATCATAGAAGGAATGTTTAGTGAGGTCAACAATGAACACGAGGTGAGACCAACTGAGAAACAAACCATCCAAGAGACTTCGATGAGTCTCCATGATATGTTCAAATCAACGGACCAAAACAAACGCGTCAAGACTGTTTTGACAATGGGGAATGCTGGGATTGGAAAAACTGTGTTGGTGCAGAAGTTCATCCTGGACTGGGCAGATGGAAAAACAAATCAGGATGTGCATTTTGTACTGCCCGTTCCTTTTCGGGACCTGAACCGAAAGGAGGAAGACTGCAGTCTGCTTCAGCTTCTTCATGACTTCTTTCCAGTGCTTAAACAGCTCAACAGCATCGAACATGATAACATcaaaattttgtttattttagatgGTCTCGATGAGTGTCGATTTCCTCTAAATTTCCAGAGCACCAAGAGATGTAGTGATATAAGAAAAGCAATCTCAGTGGCCGCTCTCCTGGAAAACGTCATCCAAGGGAATCTGCTTCCTTCTGCTCAAATATGGATAACTTCTCGTCCAGCAGCAATAAGTCAAATACCTCCTGAGTATGTCCACCTTGTCACAGAAGTTCGGGGATTCAATAATGACCAGAAGGAGAAGTACTTCCAGATGAAATTTAGAGATCAGAAGGTGGCTAAGAAAATTGTTTCACATATCAAGTCTTCAAGAAGCCTCCACATTATGTGCCACAAACCAATTTTTTGCTGGATTTCAGCTACCgtcctgtctgaaaacaaagTTGATGGAGATCAGGGCAAATTGCCGAAAACTCAaactgaaatgtacacacacttcgTACTCATTCAGAGCTGTGTGAAGAACCAAAAGTACCATgggacaaaaaataaaaatacaaaggAACTGTCTGATGAAGATCAAAAGATGATCCTGAAGTTAGGGCGACTATCCTTCAAACAACTGGAGAGGGGCAATCTGATATTCTATGAAAAGGACCTACAGGAGTGTGGCATTGATATTGCAGCGGCATCAGAATACTCTGCACTCTGCACTGCTGTCTTCAGAGAAGAGTTTGGAATGTACAGTCAAAGAGTCTTCTGCTTTGTGCATGCGAGTGTTCAGGAGTATCTTGCTGCAGTCTATGTACTATGTTCATATATCAATAATGGGATTGATGTTTTCAGCCAGGCTCGTGATGTGAAGCTTTTTGACATCCTCAAGACCGCGGTGACCAAAGCTTTGAGAAGCAAGAATGGGCAATTCGATCTGTTCATACGCTTTCTTCTAGGACTTTCTCTTGAATCCAATCAGCAACTCTTAAATGGCCTTCTGAAACGGACACAGATCAGTTCCTGGAGTATCCAAGAGATAATCAAGTACATCAAAGAGAAAATCAGGGAAGAAAAGTCAGCAGAGAGAGCCATCAATCTGTTCCACTGCTTGAATGAGCTTAATGACAATTCTCTGGTGGGGGCAATGCAGACATGTCTGAAGTCTGGAACACTCTCAGACAGAGCTTTTAAACCAAACCAGTGCTCTGCTCTGGCTTTTGTGTTACTGATGTCAGAGGAAGGGCTGGAGCAGTTTGATCTTCGAGAATATAACACAAGCCAGTCAGGTCGTCAGAGGCTGCTTCCAGTCATAAGAGCATCTAAGAAGGCCAT cCTCTCTGGCTGTCAGCTCCAAGCTAAGGACTGTGAAACCGTGGCCTCAGGACTGCGGATGACAAACTCCTCCTTGAGAGATTTGGACCTGAGCTGCAACAACCTCACAGATGACGGACTGAACTATCTAAGCGCTGGATTACAGAGTCCTTACTGTCAGTTAAGGAAACTCAG GCTAAGAGGATGTAAACTTACACACAAAGGTTGTGCTCACCTAGCTCAGTGTCCAGTAAAGCTAACAGACCTGGATTTGAGTGACAATGATATACAGGATGCTGGAGTGATGGCGCTCTCGTTGGCTCTAAGAAATCCACAGTGCCAACTGCAGACCCTAGG GCTGTCTGGTTGCCAGGTGACAGAACAAGGTTGTAGTTCTCTTGCCTCAGCTTTGAGCTCAAATCCCTCACGCCTCAGAAAGCTGgatctcagctacaatcaccTTGGAGAAACTGGTGTGAGGCTATTTTCCAAGTTTAcacaggagaaactgaa TTTTGAGTTTGGTGGCAAACTACGGATGAAACCTGGGCTAAGGAAAT ATTCCTGTCAGCTCTCCCTGGATATGAATACAGCGAACAGATTCTTGATCCTGTCCGACGACAAAAGAAAGATCATTAGAACAGACCAGAAGCAGCcttatcctgatcatccagaacGATTTCAGCTTTCTCCACAAGTTATGTGTAGAGAAGGTCTATCCAAACAACGCTTTTACTGGGAGGTTGAGTGGACTGGTAATGGGGTGCACGTTGGACTGACATACAAGGGAATCAGCCGTGATGCGTCAGGTTGGGGCAGTGTGATTGGATTGAATGACAAGAGCTGGAGTATAGAGTGTAGTGAAAAGCAGTGCGTTGTCCGTCACAATAAGGCCAGTGTGACCATCCCACCGCTACATCCATCACGCAGACTGGGATTGTATTTGGACTGGCCGGCAGGCACCCTGTCTATCTACAGAATCTACGCTTACACCGGAGTTTTACTGCATACAATCCAGTCCAGGTTCTCTGAGCCGCTCTATCCAGTCTTTGGGCTGAATTTCCAAAACTCTGAAGTGAGTCTTTGTGTACTTTAG